One window from the genome of Saccharomyces mikatae IFO 1815 strain IFO1815 genome assembly, chromosome: 6 encodes:
- the CBF2 gene encoding Cbf2p (similar to Saccharomyces cerevisiae CBF2 (YGR140W); ancestral locus Anc_3.504) — protein MSSEDKFQELVDSLKPRTAHQYKTYYTKYIQWCQLNQIIPTPREKSSNSVPYKDLPISAGLIHWFLLDTLITDDKSGRNSVEGEDFDEEDENSFKIATLKKIIGSLNFLSKLCKVHDNPYANIDTKYLELVTKLHTYWIDSQKAITTNETNNTNTQVLCPPLLKVSLNLWNPQTNHLSEKFFKTCSEKLRFLVDFQFRSYLNLSFEERSKIRFGSLKVGRTDKNALIYHKTIYSTEHRDAPSQHQFLTLLPQDCPFICPHTTLAAYLYLRFYGIPSVSKGDGFPDLNAALLQDIPILRGKSLTTYPREETFSNYYTTVFRYCHLPYKRREYFKKCNLVYPTWDEDVYRNFFNEGNHGDWLEQPESFAFPDKVPLDFKKVMNFKSPYTSYSVDTKGDPLPPPKDLLVQIFPEIDEYKRHGYDDLSQDSKDFLELMELLRERLLSNLPWIFKFFPNHDIFQDPIFGNSDFQSYFNDKTIPSKGSSILPFDILPGYNKIYKNRSNFYNLLIERPSELVFSQSNNSDVHPIQKAESQGLSQITQVDTTHIHDLLKQQSFEYVQFQTLSNFQILLSVFNKIFEKLEMKKSSRGYILHQLNLFKDTLDERIKKSRTDDADKFMRDIQPIKEEESTAIEDGPNNLRQAKRPKQIRLLSIADSSDESSSDDSNLGRNAGSDDRGGTDEENEDENDPEMQEQLKSMINELINSKISTFLQDQMDQFELKINALLDKVLEEKVTRIIEQRLAPHTRPFSALKRPQQHSAEGDELLSGSRDVSKKPRLSGRYAESVGEKYDHQTMSSTASPQSNQDQQIENHTEEQAFMLNDSIDTIEGIILEWFTPNAKYGNQCVHSMNKSGNKSWRVNCETLYKERKSIVEFYIYLVNHESLDRYKAVDICEKLREQNEGSFSRLAKFLRKWRHDHHHSFDGLLIYLSN, from the coding sequence ATGTCATCAGAGGATAAGTTCCAAGAATTGGTTGACTCACTGAAACCAAGAACTGCCCATCAATACAAGACCTATTATACCAAGTACATACAATGGTGTCAGCTTAATCAAATCATACCGACACCGAGGGAGAAGTCCTCAAATAGCGTTCCTTATAAAGACTTGCCAATATCTGCAGGATTGATACATTGGTTCTTATTGGATACATTGATAACCGATGACAAGTCAGGAAGAAACAGTGTAGAAGGagaagattttgatgaGGAGGATGAGAACTCGTTCAAAATTGCtacattgaagaaaattattgGCAGtcttaattttttatcaaagttgTGCAAAGTTCACGATAATCCATATGCCAATATAGATACGAAGTATTTGGAATTGGTTACCAAGCTTCATACATATTGGATAGATTCGCAAAAGGCAATCACCACTAACGAGACAAACAACACTAATACTCAGGTTCTATGTCCACCCTTATTGAAGGTATCTCTGAACTTATGGAATCCACAAACTAACCATCTTTCcgaaaagtttttcaaaacttgttCCGAAAAACTAAGGTTTTTAGTGGACTTCCAATTTAGGAGCTACTTAAACctttcatttgaagaaagatcGAAAATTCGATTTGGCTCTCTCAAGGTTGGCCGAACGGACAAAAATGCCTTAATATATCATAAAACGATTTACTCAACAGAACACAGAGACGCACCAAGTCAACATCAATTCCTCACACTATTACCACAGGACTGTCCGTTCATCTGCCCCCATACTACATTGGCAGCATATTTGTACCTGAGGTTTTATGGTATACCGTCTGTTTCGAAAGGTGATGGCTTTCCCGATTTGAATGCCGCACTTTTACAAGATATACCCATTCTAAGAGGCAAATCATTGACAACCTACCCCAGAGAGGAAACATTTAGTAACTATTATACCACTGTGTTCAGATACTGTCATTTACCctataaaagaagagaatatttcaaaaaatgtaaTCTTGTTTATCCAACTTGGGATGAAGATGTGTAtagaaatttcttcaatgagGGAAACCATGGAGATTGGTTGGAGCAACCTGAAAGTTTTGCGTTCCCTGATAAAGTACCATTGGATTTTAAAAAAGTCATGAACTTCAAGTCGCCCTATACTTCATATTCTGTAGACACCAAGGGAGACCCTTTGCCACCTCCCAAGGATTTATTAGTTCAAATATTTCCTGAGATAGATGAGTATAAAAGACACGGTTATGATGATTTGTCTCAAGATTCAAAGGATTTTCTAGAATTGATGGAGTTACTGCGTGAGAGGCTGTTGAGTAATCTGCCATGGATTTTTAAATTCTTCCCCAACCATGACATATTTCAGGATCCCATCTTTGGAAATTCTGACTTCCAATCATACTTTAATGACAAAACCATACCTTCGAAGGGATCCTCCATTTTACCATTCGATATATTACCGGGTTATAATAAAATCTATAAAAATAGGTCAAATTTTTACAATCTTCTAATAGAAAGACCTTCGGAGTTGGTGTTTTCGCAGAGTAATAATTCAGACGTACACCCTATTCAAAAGGCAGAATCACAAGGCCTATCACAGATAACTCAAGTCGACACCACGCATATACATGACCTATTGAAACAGCAAAGTTTTGAATACGTTCAATTCCAAACATTATCTAACTTCCAAATCTTACTATCAGTgtttaataaaatttttgaaaaactggaaatgaaaaaatccTCAAGAGGTTATATTCTACACCAGCTTAATTTATTCAAGGATACCTTGGATGAAAGGATCAAAAAATCTAGAACTGATGATGCGGACAAATTCATGCGTGATATCCAGCccattaaagaagaagagagtACCGCGATTGAAGATGGACCAAATAACTTACGGCAGGCAAAGAGGCCGAAACAAATTAGACTACTTTCAATCGCAGATTCCTCTGACGAATCTTCCTCAGATGATTCAAATCTTGGAAGGAACGCTGGATCAGATGATCGTGGTGGCacagatgaagaaaatgaagacgAAAATGATCCTGAAATGCAAGAACAATTAAAATCTATGATAAATGAACTTATTAACTCGAAAATAAGCACTTTTTTACAGGATCAAATGGATCAATTTGAGTTAAAAATAAACGCTCTGTTAGATaaagttcttgaagaaaaggtcACTCGTATTATCGAGCAAAGGCTTGCCCCACACACCAGACCATTTTCAGCTTTGAAAAGACCACAACAACATAGCGCCGAAGGAGATGAACTTCTATCTGGTAGTAGAGACGTTTCTAAAAAGCCTAGGTTGAGCGGTAGGTACGCAGAGTCTGTAGGAGAGAAGTATGATCACCAAACTATGTCAAGTACAGCATCGCCACAATCCAACCAGGACCAACAAATAGAAAATCATACTGAAGAGCAAGCTTTCATGTTGAATGATTCCATAGACACCATAGAAGGAATTATTCTTGAATGGTTTACTCCAAACGCTAAGTATGGTAATCAATGTGTACATTCAATGAACAAATCAGGAAATAAATCATGGAGAGTTAATTGTGAAACTTTATACAAAGAGAGGAAATCTATCGTTGAATTCTACATATATTTGGTAAACCATGAGAGCCTTGACAGATACAAAGCAGTAGATATCTGCGAGAAATTACGGGAGCAAAACGAAGGCTCATTTTCCCGTTTGGCAAAGTTTCTCAGAAAGTGGAGACACGATCATCACCACTCTTTCGATGGTCTGCTGATATATTTATCTAACTGA